A window from Fragaria vesca subsp. vesca linkage group LG5, FraVesHawaii_1.0, whole genome shotgun sequence encodes these proteins:
- the LOC101300343 gene encoding thaumatin-like protein-like, with the protein MSIHKSFSVLSILWITALCFAPSTISAARFDIRNNCPFPVWAAAVPGGGRQLNQGESWPLDVNAGTTGGRVWARTGCNFDASGHGSCQTGDCGGLLECQAYGQPPNTLAEYGLNQFNNLDFIDISLVDGFNVAMDFSPTSPCDRGIQCTADINGQCPNELKAPGGCNNPCTVYKTDEYCCNSGSCGPTALSMFFKERCPDAYSYPKDDTTSTVVFTCPGGTNYRVVFCP; encoded by the coding sequence ATGAGCATCCACAAAAGCTTCTCAGTTTTGTCCATCCTATGGATCACCGCCCTTTGCTTTGCTCCATCAACCATCAGTGCAGCACGATTCGATATCCGAAACAACTGCCCCTTCCCTGTCTGGGCCGCCGCAGTGCCAGGCGGCGGCAGACAGCTTAACCAGGGAGAATCTTGGCCCCTAGACGTGAATGCGGGCACTACAGGTGGTCGCGTGTGGGCACGAACCGGATGCAACTTTGATGCTTCCGGACATGGCAGCTGTCAGACCGGTGACTGCGGCGGCCTCCTTGAGTGCCAAGCCTACGGTCAACCACCAAACACCCTAGCCGAATACGGGCTTAACCAGTTCAACAATTTGGATTTCATCGACATCTCTCTCGTTGACGGGTTCAATGTGGCTATGGACTTTAGTCCTACTTCTCCTTGCGACCGTGGGATTCAGTGCACGGCGGATATCAACGGGCAGTGCCCTAATGAGCTGAAAGCCCCGGGTGGCTGTAACAATCCCTGTACCGTGTACAAGACTGATGAGTACTGCTGCAATTCTGGGAGCTGTGGACCCACGGCTTTGTCTATGTTTTTCAAGGAGCGGTGCCCGGATGCTTACAGTTACCCTAAGGACGATACAACCAGCACTGTGGTTTTTACTTGCCCCGGCGGGACTAACTATAGGGTTGTGTTCTGCCCATAG
- the LOC101300621 gene encoding thaumatin-like protein-like translates to MSLLKNLPTVLSILYFAASTVNAATFNIKNNCPFTVWAGAVPGGGKQLGTGQTWTINVAAGTKGARIWPRTNCNFDGAGRGRCQTGDCGGLLQCQGYGQPPNTLAEYALNQYMNRDFYDISLIDGFNVPMDFSPISNGCTRGIRCTADINGQCPAQLRAPGGCNNACTVFKTDQYCCNSGHCGPTDYSRFFKQRCPDAYSYPKDDETSTVLFTCPGGTNYRVVFCP, encoded by the coding sequence ATGAGCCTTCTCAAAAACCTCCCTACTGTTTTGTCCATCCTTTACTTTGCTGCATCAACCGTTAATGCAGCGACCTTCAATATAAAAAACAACTGCCCCTTCACTGTTTGGGCCGGCGCAGTGCCAGGCGGTGGCAAACAACTCGGCACCGGCCAAACATGGACGATAAATGTGGCAGCCGGAACTAAAGGAGCTCGCATTTGGCCCCGAACAAATTGCAACTTTGATGGAGCCGGACGTGGAAGATGCCAAACCGGTGACTGCGGCGGTCTCCTCCAGTGTCAAGGCTATGGCCAGCCCCCAAACACCCTCGCCGAATATGCACTTAACCAATACATGAACAGGGATTTCTATGATATCTCTCTGATTGATGGCTTCAATGTCCCGATGGACTTTAGTCCTATCTCTAACGGCTGCACTAGGGGTATCAGATGCACCGCCGATATCAATGGACAGTGCCCGGCGCAGTTGAGGGCTCCTGGTGGATGTAACAATGCGTGCACTGTGTTCAAAACCGATCAGTACTGCTGTAATTCTGGTCACTGTGGTCCTACAGACTACTCTAGGTTTTTCAAGCAGCGGTGCCCGGATGCTTACAGTTACCCTAAAGATGATGAAACCAGCACTGTGCTTTTTACTTGCCCTGGCGGTACTAACTATAGGGTTGTGTTCTGCCCTTGA
- the LOC101300909 gene encoding osmotin-like protein OSM34-like has protein sequence MKSLANSQMSLILIFFFLSSLFFFISSNAATFEIRNECPYTVWAAASPGGGRRLDRGQSWNLNVAAGTKMARIWGRTNCKFDNSGRGRCATGDCGALECNGWGVPPNTLAEYALNQFGNMDFIDISLVDGFNIPMDFSPTSGGCRGIRCTADINGQCPGELKVPSGCNNPCTVFKTNEYCCTNGQGSCGPTNFSKFFKTRCPDAYSYPQDDPTSTFTCPGGTNYRVVFCPGGNPGNFPLEMVSDRNEE, from the coding sequence ATGAAGTCCTTAGCCAATTCCCAAATGTCCCTCATCTTGATCTTCTTTTTCTTGAGTTCCCTCTTCTTCTTCATCTCCTCCAATGCAGCCACTTTTGAAATCCGTAACGAGTGCCCTTACACTGTCTGGGCAGCCGCCTCTCCTGGAGGAGGCCGTCGCCTGGACCGTGGCCAGAGCTGGAACCTAAACGTTGCCGCGGGGACGAAAATGGCTCGCATATGGGGGCGTACTAATTGCAAATTTGATAATAGTGGCCGCGGCCGTTGTGCCACGGGAGATTGTGGAGCCTTGGAATGCAACGGATGGGGAGTCCCTCCCAACACCTTGGCAGAATATGCCCTTAACCAATTTGGCAACATGGACTTCATCGACATTTCCTTAGTCGACGGCTTCAACATTCCGATGGACTTTAGCCCGACCAGTGGCGGGTGTAGGGGAATCCGGTGCACGGCGGACATCAACGGGCAGTGTCCTGGAGAGCTGAAGGTACCTAGTGGGTGCAATAACCCTTGTACTGTTTTCAAGACTAATGAATATTGCTGCACAAATGGGCAAGGGAGCTGTGGACCGACCAATTTCTCAAAGTTTTTCAAGACTAGGTGCCCGGATGCTTATAGTTATCCTCAGGATGATCCTACGAGCACATTTACATGCCCTGGAGGGACTAACTATAGGGTTGTGTTTTGCCCTGGAGGAAACCCTGGTAATTTCCCTTTGGAGATGGTGAGCGACAGGAATGAGGAGTAA
- the LOC101302079 gene encoding elicitor-responsive protein 3-like: MPQGTLDVHLMNAKGLKNTEFFGKMDPYVIIQCKNQEKRSKVATSQGSKPVWNEKFVFRVTEGVTELKLTIMDKDTAVRDDFVGELSIPLKTLFQEGKFPPMKYNVLRNKKYYGEIKVGLSFTPSVQRDISEESFGGWKESSL, from the exons ATGCCTCAAGGAACCCTAGATGTTCATCTTATGAATGCCAAGGGTCTAAAAAACACAGAGTTCTTTGGTAAGATGGATCCATACGTGATCATCCAGTGCAAAAACCAGGAGAAAAGGAGCAAAGTGGCAACAT CACAGGGGTCTAAGCCAGTATGGAATGAGAAGTTTGTTTTCCGAGTAACTGAGGGTGTTACTGAACTCAAATTGACGATCATGGACAAGGACACTGCTGTCAGGGATGATTTTGTAGGAGAGTTAAG CATTCCACTAAAAACACTATTCCAAGAAGGAAAGTTCCCACCAATGAAATACAATGTATTAAGGAACAAAAAATACTACGGAGAGATTAAAGTTGGCCTCAGCTTCACTCCTTCA GTACAGCGCGATATTTCTGAAGAATCCTTTGGCGGATGGAAAGAGTCTTCACTCTAG
- the LOC101301488 gene encoding elicitor-responsive protein 3-like, translated as MARGTLDVRICGGRNLSNPNKEGKICCIVYYKDQQKRTEAIYCDGPDPEWNETLLFTIADHVEELKVRVHDGDYVTEEEVGHCDINIEGLLRDGGENRIEPTSYDVWRNNEGNYGNVTVELHFHPE; from the exons ATGGCTCGAGGTACCCTCGACGTTAGAATTTGTGGTGGAAGAAATCTCAGTAACCCGAACAAAGAAG GTAAGATTTGTTGCATCGTCTACTACAAAGATCAGCAGAAGAGGACAGAAGCCATATACT GTGATGGCCCCGATCCAGAGTGGAACGAGACACTTCTGTTCACCATAGCTGATCATGTTGAAGAGCTCAAGGTCAGGGTCCATGACGGGGATTATGTTACTGAAGAAGAAGTTGGACACTGCGA TATTAATATAGAGGGTCTACTTCGGGACGGGGGAGAAAATCGAATAGAGCCGACTTCATATGATGTATGGAGGAATAATGAAGGAAACTATGGAAATGTTACTGTTGAACTCCATTTTCATCCAG AATGA